A genomic window from Candidatus Poseidoniia archaeon includes:
- a CDS encoding V-type ATP synthase subunit A — MEVKGEIYRVSGPVVTAEGIAPRMYDVVLVGHEKLMGEVIGLEGDRTVIQVYEDTSGIKPGEPVENTGASLSVELGPGLLRSIYDGIQRPLPVLQEKMGDYIQRGVTAPGLDHDAVWDFVPTAKKGDEVSGGTVLGTVQETKTITHKILVPPLVSGKIRALKKGKYTIDDPIGSLEDGTELKLMHKWPVRVPRPFTVKHPPDIPLVTGTRTLDGLFPLAKGGTAAIPGGFGTGKTVTQQTLAKWSDAQVVVYVGCGERGNEMTEVLTEFPHLKDPKTGGPLMDRTVLIANTSNMPVAAREASVYTGITLAEYYRDQGYDVALMADSTSRWAEAMREISSRLEEMPGEEGYPAYLAARLSEFYERAGRVEALSGDDGSVTVIGAVSPAGGDFSEPVTQNTLRIVKVFWALDSKLAQRRHFPAINWLTSYSLYNRVLGDWYSENASANWGENIATAMTVLQEEAELQEIVQLIGSDALPEDQQLTLEIARLLREFYLQQNAFHDVDTYCKIEVQAEFLDTILHFRGLAEKALATGVGVPELTSIGVLEELGRAKFEENFSELLPKLRKQIEKEVARLMEAD, encoded by the coding sequence ATGGAAGTAAAAGGAGAAATCTATCGGGTCTCAGGCCCGGTTGTGACGGCCGAGGGGATTGCTCCCCGCATGTACGACGTGGTCCTTGTAGGCCACGAGAAGCTGATGGGCGAGGTCATCGGCCTGGAGGGAGACCGTACGGTCATCCAGGTTTACGAAGATACGTCGGGCATCAAGCCAGGCGAACCGGTCGAGAATACCGGCGCTTCGCTCTCGGTCGAACTGGGACCGGGGCTGTTGCGCTCGATTTACGACGGTATCCAGCGACCGTTGCCGGTGCTCCAGGAGAAAATGGGCGACTACATCCAGCGCGGCGTTACGGCGCCCGGGCTGGACCACGACGCAGTCTGGGACTTCGTGCCGACAGCGAAGAAAGGCGACGAAGTTTCCGGCGGAACCGTGCTTGGTACGGTGCAGGAGACAAAAACTATTACCCACAAAATCCTGGTGCCACCACTCGTTTCTGGAAAAATCAGGGCGCTGAAAAAGGGCAAGTACACGATTGACGACCCCATCGGCAGCCTTGAGGACGGAACAGAACTGAAGCTGATGCACAAGTGGCCGGTGCGCGTGCCGCGACCATTTACGGTCAAGCACCCGCCCGACATCCCGCTCGTGACCGGAACGCGTACCCTTGACGGGCTCTTCCCGCTCGCCAAGGGCGGCACCGCCGCCATCCCGGGTGGTTTCGGCACCGGCAAGACCGTCACGCAGCAGACGCTGGCGAAATGGTCGGACGCGCAGGTCGTGGTCTATGTGGGCTGCGGCGAGCGTGGCAACGAAATGACCGAAGTGCTGACGGAGTTCCCGCACCTGAAAGACCCCAAGACCGGCGGCCCGCTGATGGACCGCACGGTGTTGATTGCCAACACGAGCAACATGCCGGTCGCGGCGCGCGAAGCGTCGGTCTATACTGGCATCACCCTTGCGGAATACTACCGTGACCAGGGTTACGATGTCGCGCTGATGGCTGACTCCACGAGCCGCTGGGCGGAAGCTATGCGCGAAATCTCGTCACGCCTTGAGGAAATGCCGGGCGAGGAAGGCTACCCCGCCTATCTGGCGGCACGCCTTTCGGAGTTCTATGAGCGCGCTGGACGCGTCGAAGCGCTCTCGGGCGACGACGGCTCGGTCACGGTCATCGGCGCCGTATCGCCGGCCGGGGGCGATTTCTCCGAACCGGTTACGCAGAATACGCTGCGCATCGTCAAGGTGTTCTGGGCGCTCGACTCGAAGCTGGCGCAGCGACGCCATTTCCCCGCCATCAACTGGCTTACCAGCTATTCGCTCTACAACCGCGTGCTGGGAGACTGGTATTCCGAGAACGCCAGTGCCAACTGGGGCGAGAATATCGCTACCGCCATGACGGTGCTGCAGGAAGAAGCAGAGCTTCAGGAAATCGTGCAGCTGATTGGGTCCGACGCGTTACCGGAGGACCAGCAACTGACGCTAGAGATTGCGCGGCTGCTGCGCGAGTTCTACCTGCAGCAGAACGCGTTCCACGACGTCGATACCTACTGCAAGATTGAGGTCCAGGCAGAGTTCCTGGATACAATTCTGCACTTCCGTGGGCTGGCCGAGAAGGCGCTCGCCACTGGTGTGGGCGTGCCGGAGCTGACCAGTATCGGTGTGCTGGAGGAGCTGGGACGCGCCAAGTTCGAGGAGAATTTCAGCGAGCTGCTGCCCAAGCTGCGCAAGCAGATTGAGAAGGAAGTTGCCAGGTTAATGGAGGCTGACTGA